The Algoriphagus sanaruensis genome window below encodes:
- a CDS encoding type IX secretion system membrane protein PorP/SprF, with product MLNNFFRKIGHVLCFLFITGAVYGQQDPQFTQYMYNGMFYNPALVGKEDGFRFSALHRSQWSGYTPTTGQGGAPVTQLFTGQGRLSEKNIGYGFVLINDNIGATNNLQFNLQGSYDKKIGRVNLSVGAYGGVASSSLDYGEIIVVNPEPNLPNSGKENQLALDFGIGVLIDRGDYFLGLSSKHLNQPSFDFGDGTYANQLQNHTYLLFGYRIRPIGQLRIEPSLLVKSVGFNNFSYDLSVMATHQNRINAGLAYRLQESASLIIGYSLLKDNSLRLGYAFDLVTSGLNAKSGSSHELLLRYTLGNGNPKAVERVIQRTPRFRF from the coding sequence ATGCTCAATAATTTTTTCCGAAAAATTGGACATGTCCTATGTTTCCTTTTTATAACTGGGGCAGTTTACGGGCAACAAGATCCGCAGTTCACCCAATACATGTATAATGGCATGTTTTACAATCCTGCCTTGGTAGGCAAAGAGGATGGATTTCGGTTTTCTGCATTACACCGTTCCCAATGGTCAGGATATACCCCAACAACTGGCCAAGGAGGCGCTCCAGTTACCCAGCTTTTCACTGGTCAAGGAAGGCTAAGTGAAAAAAATATCGGATATGGATTCGTGCTTATTAATGATAACATTGGAGCCACGAATAATTTACAGTTTAACCTTCAAGGGAGTTACGATAAAAAAATTGGAAGAGTAAATCTAAGTGTAGGTGCCTACGGTGGAGTAGCATCTAGTAGTTTGGACTACGGAGAAATAATTGTTGTAAATCCAGAGCCCAATCTTCCAAATTCGGGAAAAGAAAACCAATTGGCGCTTGATTTTGGAATCGGAGTTTTGATTGATAGAGGCGATTATTTTTTGGGGTTGAGCAGTAAGCATCTTAACCAGCCTTCTTTTGATTTTGGAGATGGCACTTACGCCAATCAACTTCAAAATCACACTTATTTGTTATTTGGATATAGAATCCGTCCTATTGGTCAACTGAGAATTGAGCCAAGCCTTCTTGTAAAAAGTGTTGGATTCAATAATTTTTCTTACGATTTGAGCGTTATGGCTACACATCAAAATCGGATCAACGCAGGTCTAGCTTATCGCCTTCAAGAATCTGCCTCCTTAATAATTGGCTATAGTTTATTAAAAGATAATTCGTTGCGATTAGGATATGCATTTGATTTGGTGACCTCAGGATTAAATGCTAAGTCTGGTTCTTCTCATGAATTATTACTCAGATATACACTTGGAAATGGAAATCCAAAAGCTGTAGAACGTGTAATTCAACGAACACCAAGATTTAGGTTTTAA
- the gldL gene encoding gliding motility protein GldL, whose amino-acid sequence MASKGNFFYSNVMPKIYGIGASVVILGAMFKILDWTGATLMIGVGLTTEAIIFFLSSFEPRHEEMDWSKIYPELAEGAPAKKSKGDDVSAKLDDMLSKAKIGPELIESLGKGMQNLATSAEKMGNLADAAVATNEYASNVKSAAKTLADMNVSYGKTAAALTEMSSASQDAKAYHTQIQTVTKNLSALNAVYEMELQDANSHVKTLNKFYNSMSSAMAGITEAGKETEAFKNELAKLNQNVSSLNKIYGGMLSAMKG is encoded by the coding sequence ATGGCTAGCAAAGGCAATTTCTTTTATTCCAACGTAATGCCCAAAATTTACGGCATTGGTGCATCAGTAGTAATTCTTGGAGCCATGTTCAAGATTTTGGACTGGACAGGTGCTACCTTGATGATCGGTGTCGGGCTTACTACTGAAGCAATCATCTTCTTCTTATCCTCATTTGAGCCTCGCCATGAGGAAATGGATTGGAGTAAAATTTACCCAGAACTAGCAGAAGGTGCTCCTGCCAAAAAATCTAAAGGTGATGATGTTAGTGCAAAACTTGATGACATGCTTTCTAAGGCTAAAATTGGTCCTGAATTGATCGAAAGCCTAGGAAAAGGAATGCAAAATTTGGCTACTTCTGCTGAGAAAATGGGCAATTTGGCTGATGCAGCGGTAGCTACCAACGAATATGCTTCTAATGTGAAGTCAGCTGCAAAAACTTTGGCTGATATGAATGTTTCTTATGGCAAAACCGCTGCTGCATTGACTGAGATGTCATCTGCTTCTCAAGATGCTAAAGCATATCACACCCAGATTCAAACAGTAACCAAAAATCTATCTGCTTTAAATGCTGTGTATGAAATGGAGCTTCAAGATGCTAATAGCCATGTGAAGACTCTTAACAAATTCTATAATAGCATGTCTTCTGCGATGGCCGGAATTACAGAGGCTGGAAAAGAAACAGAAGCATTTAAAAATGAATTAGCTAAGCTTAATCAAAATGTAAGCTCACTAAATAAAATTTATGGCGGAATGCTTTCTGCCATGAAGGGTTAA
- the gldM gene encoding gliding motility protein GldM → MAGAKETPRQRMIGMMYLVLTALLALQVSNQILQKFILINDGMERTSRNFITKNEFVVTNIKSTVEEQGNNPRDVPKVSAAQEVRTATKEIYAYIEDLKQELITQSNAKNEEGAFVNSALKNTEIPGNMFANNGKGDEMKEKLNAYPVQVSQILEKIGLTGITFKPIALDAKDIEIFANDTEARAKSFTNLNFVKSPVGAVIALLSQFQNEVLNIESEALTAITNSIGSFYFKADILKGQIAAKSNVVAAGTKFEADMFIASASSSASPTMTLDGRGNVPVEDGFGKVEFTVPPASSYDDKGLARQVLKGQIVTNVGGEDQVIPVEYEYFVAQPIIKVSSEVVQQLYADCANELLIEVPALGNTYSPEFAISNGQSIKGNKPGQVTVIPGASGKVNIGVSSGGNKIGSVDFDIKPVPAPTIRVVGSNGSEIDLSQAQPVNVLSGIKVVAKPEPTFARTMSKDANFEVTGGELILLRSEVPRATVPIGSGMRSLLESARPGDDIVVRVTQVTRTNFRGNKINSEQREIIRIPIK, encoded by the coding sequence ATGGCAGGAGCAAAAGAGACACCAAGACAGAGGATGATCGGGATGATGTACTTAGTACTAACAGCTTTGTTAGCACTTCAGGTAAGTAACCAGATCCTTCAAAAATTCATTCTTATCAATGATGGAATGGAGCGTACTTCTAGGAATTTTATTACTAAGAATGAGTTTGTAGTAACCAATATTAAAAGCACCGTTGAGGAGCAAGGAAACAATCCTCGAGATGTGCCTAAGGTTAGTGCTGCTCAAGAAGTAAGAACAGCTACTAAGGAAATTTATGCTTACATAGAAGACCTTAAACAAGAGTTGATTACCCAATCGAATGCTAAAAATGAGGAAGGGGCATTCGTTAACTCAGCCTTGAAAAACACTGAAATCCCTGGAAACATGTTTGCCAATAATGGCAAAGGGGATGAGATGAAAGAAAAGTTGAATGCTTACCCAGTTCAAGTTTCTCAAATTTTGGAGAAGATTGGCTTAACTGGAATTACATTCAAACCAATCGCTTTGGACGCTAAAGATATTGAGATTTTCGCCAATGACACCGAGGCTAGAGCTAAGTCTTTTACTAACCTAAACTTTGTAAAATCACCAGTTGGGGCAGTTATCGCCTTGCTTTCGCAATTCCAAAATGAAGTTTTGAATATTGAAAGTGAAGCATTGACAGCAATTACTAATTCAATCGGCTCTTTTTACTTTAAGGCAGATATTCTAAAAGGTCAAATTGCAGCTAAGTCAAACGTTGTAGCAGCTGGGACCAAATTTGAGGCTGATATGTTCATAGCTTCTGCTTCATCTTCAGCTTCTCCTACCATGACATTAGATGGTAGAGGTAACGTTCCTGTTGAGGATGGATTTGGTAAAGTTGAATTTACAGTTCCTCCTGCAAGCTCATATGATGACAAAGGCCTTGCTAGACAAGTTCTTAAAGGTCAAATCGTGACCAATGTTGGTGGTGAGGACCAAGTTATTCCAGTAGAATATGAATACTTTGTTGCACAGCCTATTATTAAAGTTTCATCTGAAGTTGTTCAGCAATTGTATGCTGATTGTGCTAACGAATTGTTGATTGAAGTACCTGCTTTGGGAAATACTTATTCACCTGAATTCGCAATTTCTAACGGTCAATCGATCAAAGGTAATAAACCGGGCCAAGTTACCGTTATTCCTGGAGCATCTGGAAAAGTTAACATTGGTGTAAGCAGTGGAGGAAATAAAATCGGAAGTGTTGATTTTGATATCAAACCAGTTCCTGCTCCAACTATTCGAGTTGTTGGATCAAATGGTTCCGAAATCGATCTTAGCCAAGCTCAACCAGTGAATGTTCTAAGCGGCATTAAGGTAGTAGCAAAGCCAGAGCCTACTTTCGCAAGAACCATGTCCAAGGATGCAAACTTTGAAGTAACTGGTGGTGAACTAATTCTTCTAAGAAGTGAAGTTCCTCGCGCTACAGTTCCAATTGGTTCAGGAATGAGATCCTTACTTGAAAGTGCAAGACCTGGGGATGATATTGTAGTTAGAGTTACTCAAGTAACAAGAACCAATTTCAGAGGTAATAAGATTAACTCTGAGCAGAGAGAAATTATCCGAATTCCTATCAAATAA
- a CDS encoding POTRA domain-containing protein, with the protein MNRVVYWIVAFCLLYCGSANGQLVYQLTSKGNEKEAQSVHFFSKDSLDQKIESLIRESHSQGFLNAGFFKKSNGDTLIYEFVQGDRFSWESILIKGDSANWGKLGTPSHDYEGPYQWVENWLIEQEKNGYPFASGKIDSIQVKGQSLSGKIELQLGPLIIWDSVEVRGDTKTDKNYLQRFSKITLGGPFSQAEFDQAVRRLSSNPYVQIQNNPEIQFRTRQAVPVFFLKDRRVNVFDGIVGFLPNANQPGKMLVTGQLDLRLAHLGGKGRDFGINWQKLNVQSQSLDLSAKESYLLGSPLELEFGFNLFKQDSTFVNRKLDLNFSLEIASGQSISFFTQRKAGDLISIPNNGTQSEFNDFLDYRWNTYGIGWKWDKLEPGSFSRKGGRIEVHASMGNKRLLENTGLSPDRYENLEMSSPQWLIEGKGERNFYINPLYGIWVNFSAGHLQNTNLFANELFRLGGLKTIRGFNESFFFAKSYGYINLEHRLFIDSSSYLVFLTDAGIITNPFANPKTDQVLSLGAGINLDTPGGMFSFVLAMGKSASQPLSITYSRVHFGYLARF; encoded by the coding sequence TTGAACCGAGTTGTTTACTGGATAGTAGCCTTCTGCCTGCTGTATTGCGGCTCAGCCAACGGGCAACTTGTCTATCAATTGACCTCAAAAGGAAATGAAAAGGAAGCACAATCTGTCCATTTTTTTTCTAAGGATTCTTTGGATCAAAAGATTGAGTCACTGATCAGAGAAAGCCATTCTCAGGGATTTCTAAATGCTGGATTTTTTAAAAAAAGTAATGGAGATACTTTAATCTATGAATTTGTCCAAGGAGACAGATTTTCCTGGGAATCTATCCTTATTAAAGGTGATAGTGCCAACTGGGGAAAACTCGGAACTCCATCTCATGACTATGAGGGTCCTTACCAATGGGTTGAAAATTGGCTTATTGAACAAGAGAAAAATGGGTACCCATTTGCTTCAGGAAAAATAGATAGTATCCAAGTCAAGGGACAAAGCTTATCGGGGAAAATTGAACTTCAACTTGGACCTTTGATCATTTGGGATAGTGTGGAAGTAAGAGGGGACACCAAAACTGATAAAAATTACCTGCAACGATTTTCAAAAATTACGCTGGGAGGTCCATTTTCTCAAGCTGAATTTGATCAAGCTGTGAGAAGGTTGTCAAGCAATCCCTACGTTCAAATTCAGAATAATCCAGAAATTCAATTTAGAACAAGGCAAGCCGTACCTGTTTTTTTCTTAAAAGATCGACGGGTAAATGTTTTTGATGGAATCGTCGGCTTTCTTCCCAATGCCAACCAACCTGGAAAAATGCTGGTAACTGGCCAACTTGATTTGAGGCTTGCTCATTTGGGAGGTAAGGGAAGAGATTTTGGGATTAATTGGCAAAAACTAAACGTCCAATCTCAATCCTTGGATCTCAGTGCGAAAGAAAGCTATCTTCTGGGATCACCATTAGAATTAGAGTTTGGGTTCAATTTGTTCAAACAGGATAGTACGTTTGTCAATAGAAAACTAGACCTAAATTTTAGCCTTGAAATCGCTTCGGGCCAATCCATAAGTTTTTTTACCCAAAGAAAAGCAGGGGATTTAATCTCAATTCCAAATAATGGCACCCAATCCGAATTCAATGACTTCCTTGATTATCGCTGGAATACCTATGGGATAGGTTGGAAATGGGATAAATTGGAGCCTGGGTCATTTTCCAGAAAAGGAGGTCGTATTGAAGTTCATGCCTCGATGGGTAACAAGCGCTTGCTTGAAAATACTGGGCTGTCTCCAGACCGATATGAAAATTTAGAAATGTCCAGTCCTCAATGGCTTATTGAAGGAAAAGGAGAACGTAATTTCTATATCAATCCACTTTATGGGATTTGGGTCAATTTTTCAGCTGGACACCTTCAGAATACAAATCTATTTGCCAATGAATTATTCCGTTTGGGTGGTTTAAAAACCATCCGAGGGTTTAATGAATCTTTCTTTTTCGCTAAATCTTACGGATATATCAACTTGGAACATCGACTATTTATTGATTCCAGTTCCTATTTGGTTTTTTTGACTGATGCAGGGATCATCACTAATCCTTTCGCAAATCCGAAAACGGATCAAGTCCTTTCTCTTGGAGCTGGAATAAATTTGGACACTCCAGGAGGAATGTTCAGTTTTGTATTGGCGATGGGGAAGTCTGCATCCCAGCCGCTTTCAATTACCTATTCCCGAGTTCATTTTGGATATTTGGCCAGATTCTAG
- the gldK gene encoding gliding motility lipoprotein GldK, with protein MYKKMKLRLMPITLGLTIATLLPGCGLFSKKGTASDKANRRGEVTGVAKRASWQQNLPIDMVPVKAGTFWMGQSDEDIAYTQSSMNKQITISEFFMDKYEVSNNKYRQFLEAVKGGELATGTPTTLKDPPTFNFDELRPDTTVWSKSFSYHYGDPLMEFYFDHPAFDDYPVVGISWEQAQKYCEWRTYHLRANDESDFDVPAFRLPSEAEWEYAAKGGKDVAKYPWGGPYLKNKRGCLMANFKPGRGNYIDDGFAYTAPVDVFAPNGFGLYNMSGNVAEWVMDAYKATARVDTWDLDPVYDDPNEPRKIVRGGSWKDIAHYLETSTRTYEYQDVAQAHIGFRTAMTFIGRSGSMDVKSTKRTRR; from the coding sequence ATGTATAAAAAAATGAAACTCCGCTTGATGCCCATCACTCTCGGGCTTACTATAGCGACACTTTTACCGGGATGCGGACTTTTCAGCAAGAAGGGTACGGCGAGTGATAAAGCCAATAGAAGGGGTGAAGTAACCGGTGTTGCAAAAAGAGCAAGTTGGCAACAGAATCTTCCAATTGATATGGTTCCTGTAAAAGCGGGTACGTTTTGGATGGGTCAATCAGATGAAGATATTGCTTACACCCAATCTTCAATGAATAAGCAAATTACTATATCTGAGTTTTTTATGGACAAGTATGAAGTGTCCAATAATAAATACAGACAGTTTTTGGAAGCAGTAAAGGGTGGAGAGTTAGCTACGGGTACACCAACTACTTTGAAAGATCCTCCTACTTTTAATTTTGATGAATTAAGACCGGATACTACAGTCTGGTCAAAAAGTTTCTCATATCATTATGGAGATCCTTTGATGGAATTTTATTTTGACCATCCGGCGTTTGATGATTATCCAGTTGTAGGTATTTCTTGGGAACAAGCTCAAAAATACTGTGAGTGGAGAACCTATCATCTAAGAGCAAATGATGAGTCTGATTTTGATGTTCCAGCATTTCGATTGCCTTCAGAGGCTGAATGGGAATATGCTGCTAAGGGTGGAAAAGACGTTGCAAAATATCCTTGGGGGGGTCCTTATCTTAAAAACAAGAGAGGTTGCCTTATGGCCAACTTCAAACCTGGTAGAGGTAATTACATCGATGATGGATTTGCGTACACTGCACCTGTAGACGTTTTTGCACCAAATGGTTTCGGACTATATAATATGTCAGGAAATGTTGCAGAGTGGGTTATGGATGCCTACAAAGCTACAGCTAGAGTAGATACTTGGGATTTAGATCCAGTATATGATGATCCAAATGAGCCTAGGAAAATTGTTAGAGGCGGAAGTTGGAAAGACATCGCTCACTACTTAGAAACATCTACAAGAACCTACGAATACCAAGATGTAGCACAAGCTCACATAGGATTCAGAACTGCTATGACTTTCATCGGTAGATCAGGATCTATGGATGTAAAATCAACCAAAAGAACTAGAAGATAA
- a CDS encoding DUF4271 domain-containing protein produces MHKILSLLIFLSLGLLTNGFGQVLENYDSKWRPAKEAAWWENNDQLEVLVNVRDFPKSQFELTLPSQATLFVDGKLIELFPTDTVLHWPVEEVWRLSKKDSVLFTVTHSQVTPNSVGLKKVVFESKQVDTTEKAQEMMIARTSILPLKDFFVVVFVLIVMFLAVYRLAYPYLFSILIQPVALINAEDFSDTGSLQKFFSPDILFYVLLVSMMISQVGVVALSVETNWVMNWTKGDFFSLLILWVIGVVLVFLFFILKFIGVRFAGYLFELGKSDFSHYFYLLRLIVFGVTIVLLVASYYLINDFNELGSVLTFLFQFFFWFYLLGILGLSLIMMNRLSFKKYHLFIYLCIAEFVPFLILSKWIVMMIQ; encoded by the coding sequence ATGCATAAAATTTTGAGTCTTTTGATTTTTTTGAGTCTTGGCCTTTTGACAAATGGTTTCGGTCAGGTCTTGGAAAATTATGATTCGAAATGGAGGCCCGCCAAAGAGGCTGCTTGGTGGGAGAATAATGACCAATTGGAAGTTTTGGTCAATGTGAGAGATTTTCCCAAATCACAATTTGAATTGACCTTGCCTAGTCAAGCGACTTTATTCGTAGATGGGAAGCTCATCGAATTATTTCCAACGGATACAGTATTGCATTGGCCTGTAGAGGAAGTTTGGCGTTTGTCCAAAAAGGACTCTGTACTATTTACTGTAACCCATTCTCAAGTTACTCCAAATTCTGTTGGATTGAAAAAAGTGGTTTTCGAGTCAAAACAGGTTGATACAACAGAGAAAGCACAGGAAATGATGATCGCTCGAACATCAATTTTACCATTGAAAGATTTTTTTGTAGTTGTGTTTGTATTGATCGTAATGTTTTTAGCAGTATATCGATTAGCCTATCCCTACTTATTTTCGATTCTAATTCAGCCGGTGGCATTGATCAATGCAGAAGATTTTTCTGATACGGGGAGTTTGCAAAAGTTCTTTTCTCCAGATATACTATTCTATGTTCTCTTAGTCAGCATGATGATTTCCCAGGTTGGGGTAGTAGCTTTATCTGTTGAGACCAATTGGGTTATGAATTGGACAAAAGGAGACTTTTTTTCTTTGTTAATCCTTTGGGTTATTGGGGTAGTTTTAGTCTTTCTGTTTTTTATTTTAAAATTTATAGGTGTCCGATTTGCGGGATATTTGTTCGAACTTGGTAAGAGTGATTTTTCACATTATTTCTACCTTTTGCGATTGATTGTTTTTGGTGTCACGATAGTCCTTTTGGTAGCTTCTTATTATTTAATCAATGATTTTAATGAATTGGGGTCTGTTTTAACTTTCTTGTTCCAATTCTTTTTTTGGTTTTACCTGCTTGGCATTTTGGGCTTGTCTTTGATTATGATGAACCGGTTGAGTTTTAAGAAATATCATTTATTTATTTACCTTTGCATTGCTGAATTTGTACCGTTTTTGATTTTATCAAAATGGATAGTGATGATGATTCAGTGA
- a CDS encoding uroporphyrinogen-III synthase, whose translation MSVAQKDRLKPVKSILVSQPKPTDANSPYLQLAEKYKLKIDFRQFIKVEPVPPKEFRKQKIDILKHTAVIFTSRNAIDHFFAICKEFKIEMPAEMKYFCISDQTAHYLQKYIVIRKRKLFVGQKTAEDLFDYFKKHKNEKYLFPCSDIRKDDIPGFFEKHGISFTEAIIYHTVAADLSDLADVKYDILAFFSPSGIKSLKQNFPDFVQGNTRIAAFGPTTAQAVRDLDLILDIEAPMPNAPSMTGALELYIKKANNL comes from the coding sequence ATGAGTGTTGCTCAAAAAGATCGCCTTAAGCCCGTAAAAAGTATCCTAGTTTCCCAACCAAAGCCTACAGACGCCAACTCCCCTTATTTGCAGTTGGCTGAAAAGTATAAGTTGAAGATTGATTTTCGACAGTTTATAAAAGTAGAGCCTGTTCCACCAAAGGAATTCCGCAAGCAGAAAATTGATATTCTGAAGCATACGGCTGTCATTTTTACCAGCAGGAATGCAATTGATCACTTCTTTGCGATTTGTAAAGAGTTTAAAATCGAGATGCCAGCAGAGATGAAATATTTTTGTATTTCAGATCAAACGGCTCATTACTTGCAGAAATATATTGTCATTAGAAAAAGAAAACTTTTTGTAGGTCAAAAGACTGCGGAAGATCTTTTCGACTATTTCAAAAAGCATAAAAACGAAAAGTATTTATTTCCATGTTCGGATATCAGAAAAGACGATATTCCTGGATTCTTTGAAAAGCATGGAATTTCTTTCACGGAGGCTATAATTTATCATACAGTGGCTGCAGATCTATCAGACCTTGCAGATGTTAAGTATGATATATTAGCATTTTTCAGTCCGTCTGGAATCAAATCTTTGAAGCAAAATTTTCCTGATTTTGTTCAAGGAAATACTAGAATTGCAGCATTCGGACCGACCACAGCTCAAGCTGTACGAGATCTGGATTTGATTTTGGATATTGAAGCTCCAATGCCCAATGCCCCTAGTATGACCGGTGCCTTGGAACTTTATATCAAAAAGGCGAATAATTTGTAA
- a CDS encoding DUF721 domain-containing protein — protein sequence MPYDPSSYRKKEAAPLESAFKELLKAYRLEDKFLEKQLISSWGEIVGNTIASRTESVFIKDKKLMVKVTSGPIKKELQMNRSKVMGLIEEKVGKGIVHDLVIL from the coding sequence ATGCCCTACGATCCGTCTTCCTATCGAAAAAAAGAAGCTGCTCCATTGGAGTCAGCATTTAAGGAATTGCTGAAGGCTTATCGTTTGGAGGATAAGTTTTTGGAAAAACAATTAATTAGCTCTTGGGGCGAAATAGTAGGGAATACCATCGCTTCCCGCACTGAATCAGTTTTTATTAAGGATAAAAAGTTGATGGTAAAAGTCACCTCCGGGCCAATCAAAAAAGAACTCCAGATGAATCGTTCTAAAGTGATGGGGTTGATTGAAGAGAAAGTCGGAAAGGGAATCGTTCATGATTTGGTGATTTTATAA
- the hemW gene encoding radical SAM family heme chaperone HemW has translation MAGIYIHIPFCRQACHYCDFHFSTKLDKVQSMVDAICVEISLRKNYLKNEPVETLYFGGGTPSLLTKDQLTQIIENIKSNFASQWAEVTLEANPDDLTEAKLEYWKELGIDRLSLGIQSFHTEVLSFYNRLHTAEEAKSAISRARKIGFEKFSIDLIYGFPWSDHSLWQADLQEAISQNPGHISAYALTVEDKTALGNWTRKGKFNPANEDFVAEQFEWMQQTLENAGYVQYEVSNFGKPGQFGLHNSNYWKGIPYLGIGPSAHSFDGISRGANPASNPIYLRQIASGKSPFIAEILSREESVNEYILTGLRTQWGISTTQIKAAWGVDLTLIKEKEIRNLISQGWLIQRDNTLTLTKRGLLLADSISAMLFI, from the coding sequence TTGGCAGGTATCTACATCCATATTCCATTTTGCAGACAGGCATGTCATTATTGTGACTTTCATTTTTCTACTAAACTCGACAAGGTCCAGTCGATGGTGGATGCAATTTGTGTTGAAATCTCTCTGAGAAAAAACTACCTGAAAAATGAGCCTGTTGAAACCCTCTATTTTGGCGGCGGGACCCCTTCTCTACTCACCAAGGATCAATTGACTCAAATTATAGAAAATATCAAATCCAATTTTGCTAGTCAATGGGCTGAAGTCACTTTAGAGGCAAACCCTGATGACTTGACAGAGGCCAAGCTTGAATATTGGAAAGAGTTAGGAATTGACCGACTTAGCCTTGGCATTCAAAGTTTCCATACAGAAGTACTTTCATTTTATAATCGACTTCATACCGCGGAGGAAGCTAAATCAGCAATTTCAAGAGCACGGAAAATCGGATTTGAAAAATTCTCGATCGATTTGATTTACGGTTTTCCTTGGTCAGATCATTCACTTTGGCAAGCCGACCTACAGGAGGCAATTTCCCAAAACCCAGGACATATTTCAGCCTATGCACTGACAGTAGAAGACAAAACTGCCCTTGGAAATTGGACTAGGAAAGGGAAGTTTAACCCTGCTAATGAGGATTTTGTAGCGGAGCAATTTGAATGGATGCAACAAACGCTAGAGAATGCTGGATATGTTCAATACGAGGTTTCGAACTTTGGGAAACCTGGACAATTTGGACTTCACAATTCAAATTACTGGAAAGGAATCCCCTATCTAGGAATTGGGCCAAGTGCACATTCCTTTGATGGGATCTCTAGAGGAGCAAATCCCGCATCCAATCCCATATACTTGCGACAAATAGCATCTGGTAAGTCCCCATTTATTGCTGAAATACTCTCTAGAGAAGAGTCAGTAAATGAATACATCCTAACTGGACTGAGAACACAATGGGGAATCTCAACCACCCAAATAAAAGCTGCATGGGGTGTTGATTTAACTTTAATAAAGGAGAAAGAAATTAGGAATTTGATATCCCAAGGATGGCTAATTCAACGGGATAATACCCTAACTTTGACTAAAAGAGGCCTTCTCTTAGCAGATAGCATTTCCGCTATGCTTTTTATTTAA